A stretch of the Pirellulales bacterium genome encodes the following:
- the raiA gene encoding ribosome-associated translation inhibitor RaiA → MQISISARHGHLSDSTQAKIATKLEKLPKYFERLTAVELTVNLEHRDAPSVDLRVSAEHKHDFVATEQAGELMAAVDCAVHKVEQQLKKYKEKVQDHHRSPGLRQQGTASEPGPETE, encoded by the coding sequence GTGCAGATCAGCATCTCAGCCCGGCATGGACATTTAAGCGATTCGACGCAAGCCAAGATCGCGACCAAACTGGAGAAGCTTCCGAAGTATTTCGAGCGCCTGACAGCCGTCGAACTGACGGTGAACCTGGAGCATCGGGACGCGCCGTCGGTCGACTTGCGTGTTTCGGCCGAGCACAAGCACGATTTCGTTGCCACAGAGCAGGCTGGCGAACTGATGGCGGCGGTCGATTGCGCCGTGCATAAGGTGGAACAGCAGTTGAAGAAATACAAAGAGAAAGTACAGGATCATCACCGCAGTCCCGGACTACGGCAGCAAGGAACGGCCAGCGAGCCTGGTCCGGAAACCGAGTAG
- a CDS encoding PTS sugar transporter subunit IIA, with protein sequence MKFADFVSREAVRADLTADDKESVIREMAQALLDAGKIAPGEYEGIIKAILKREELGSTGIGRGVAVPHTKHASVDRLTGTVGVSAEGVDFDSLDGEKVNLFFLLISPPDRPGDHLRALENVSRQLRDETFCKFLKQAKNAEEILQLLDEADNNQFVS encoded by the coding sequence ATGAAGTTCGCAGACTTCGTGAGCCGTGAGGCCGTTCGCGCGGATCTCACGGCCGACGATAAAGAATCCGTGATTCGCGAAATGGCGCAAGCCTTGCTCGATGCCGGCAAGATCGCGCCCGGCGAGTACGAAGGCATCATCAAAGCGATTCTCAAGCGCGAAGAATTGGGTAGCACTGGTATCGGCCGCGGCGTCGCGGTGCCCCATACCAAGCATGCCAGCGTCGACCGGCTAACCGGCACCGTCGGCGTCAGTGCCGAGGGGGTCGATTTTGACAGCCTGGACGGCGAGAAGGTGAACCTGTTCTTCCTGCTCATCTCGCCACCCGATCGCCCGGGAGATCACTTGCGTGCCCTGGAAAATGTCTCGCGCCAGTTGCGCGACGAGACGTTCTGCAAGTTCTTGAAGCAAGCGAAGAATGCCGAGGAGATCCTGCAACTCCTGGACGAGGCCGATAATAACCAGTTTGTTTCCTAG
- a CDS encoding tetratricopeptide repeat protein produces the protein MPRQALSLLDRIDQPGTSKGQYLFLKGDALRNLENYQDAVPLLVAAVDLAPSKIDAWMALGWCYKRIGRLDDAIDSLERAHEVQPAEPLIEYNLACYYSLKGVKQQALDHLSRAINTNPVFKEMVGREPDFDPIRSDPGFQALVSVTV, from the coding sequence ATGCCCCGCCAGGCGCTGTCGTTGTTGGACCGCATCGACCAGCCGGGCACGTCCAAAGGGCAGTACCTGTTTCTCAAAGGGGACGCCCTGCGGAACCTCGAGAATTACCAGGACGCGGTCCCCCTGCTGGTTGCCGCGGTCGACCTCGCCCCCAGCAAGATCGACGCCTGGATGGCCCTGGGCTGGTGCTACAAGCGAATTGGCCGCCTGGACGACGCCATCGATAGCCTGGAGCGAGCCCACGAGGTTCAACCGGCCGAGCCATTGATCGAGTACAACCTGGCTTGCTACTACTCCCTGAAGGGAGTGAAGCAGCAAGCGCTGGACCATCTTTCCCGGGCGATCAACACGAACCCGGTCTTCAAAGAAATGGTCGGCCGCGAGCCCGATTTTGACCCGATCCGCTCGGATCCCGGCTTTCAGGCGCTGGTGAGCGTGACCGTCTAA
- the ptsP gene encoding phosphoenolpyruvate--protein phosphotransferase → MQRLQGIAVSPGVAIGEALVMGNEGFRIPRRFVARDAVEEELLRLEAAFAESVVQVEHNRDAVSIELGREYGSIFEAHLQMLRDARLRAELEQLIRERHYSPEYAVSRALRRYVKVFQSLDNSYMAERATDILDIEKRLLRNLLGRRREEISSLTSPVLILAHNLTPSEVANLDRQFVRGFATEEGGSGSHTAIVAQGLEIPAVVGIGPFLTDISGGDLVIVDGDRGQVILQPDEETLARYRRDEVQHRSHELTLAALRDLPAITADGEQIDLFGNIEFPHEVRHCLSRGAGGVGLYRTEFLYLGTETPPDEEGHFQAYSSVVRAMGDRPVIIRTFDLGADKVQSQVAIEEEKNPFLGLRSTRLALRNLPLFRTQLRAILRASTLGDVRVMFPLIATLLELRQAKMVLADVMEDLDERGQPFNRNLPVGMMVEVPSAVLMIDHFVEEVDFLSIGTNDLIQYTLAVDRSNKDVADLYSASDPAVLKLVKMAIDSAQRHDKSISLCGQMSANSTYTMLLLGLGLRQLSVAASAIPEIKRVCRSVTIEQCREVADRALDLENARDVTSYLRQELKRVLPDLPD, encoded by the coding sequence ATGCAGCGGTTGCAGGGGATCGCCGTTTCGCCCGGTGTGGCGATCGGCGAGGCACTCGTCATGGGAAACGAGGGATTTCGCATCCCTCGCCGCTTCGTCGCGCGTGACGCGGTCGAAGAGGAACTGCTGCGTCTGGAAGCGGCCTTCGCCGAGTCCGTAGTCCAGGTCGAGCACAATCGCGACGCCGTCTCAATCGAGTTGGGCCGTGAATATGGCTCGATCTTCGAGGCTCATCTACAAATGTTGCGCGACGCACGGCTGCGCGCCGAGCTCGAACAACTGATTCGTGAACGCCATTATTCCCCCGAATATGCCGTCAGCCGCGCGCTGCGCCGCTACGTCAAAGTGTTCCAGTCGCTCGACAATAGTTACATGGCCGAGCGCGCCACGGATATTCTCGACATCGAGAAACGACTGCTGCGCAACTTGCTGGGCCGCCGGCGCGAGGAGATTTCTTCGCTCACTTCGCCGGTGCTGATCCTCGCGCATAATCTGACCCCCAGCGAGGTCGCCAATCTCGACCGCCAATTCGTCCGCGGCTTTGCTACGGAAGAAGGGGGATCGGGCAGCCACACCGCCATCGTCGCGCAAGGGTTGGAAATCCCCGCTGTCGTTGGCATCGGTCCGTTCCTGACCGATATCTCCGGTGGCGATCTGGTGATTGTGGACGGCGATCGTGGGCAGGTGATCCTGCAGCCAGACGAAGAAACGCTGGCCCGCTATCGGCGCGACGAAGTGCAGCATCGCTCGCACGAGTTGACATTGGCGGCGCTGCGCGATCTGCCCGCGATCACTGCCGACGGCGAGCAGATCGACCTGTTCGGCAACATCGAATTTCCCCACGAGGTACGGCACTGCTTGAGTCGCGGCGCCGGTGGCGTGGGGCTTTATCGGACGGAGTTCCTCTACCTGGGCACCGAAACGCCGCCCGACGAAGAGGGGCACTTTCAGGCCTATTCCAGCGTCGTCCGCGCCATGGGTGATCGACCGGTCATCATCCGCACATTCGACCTGGGCGCGGATAAGGTGCAGTCGCAAGTTGCGATCGAGGAGGAAAAAAATCCGTTCCTGGGCTTGCGCAGCACGCGGTTGGCCCTGCGGAACTTGCCGCTTTTTCGTACGCAGCTGCGCGCGATCCTGCGCGCCAGCACGCTGGGCGATGTGCGTGTCATGTTTCCGCTAATTGCGACACTGCTCGAGCTGCGCCAGGCCAAGATGGTGCTGGCCGATGTGATGGAGGACCTCGACGAGCGCGGCCAGCCGTTTAATCGTAATTTGCCCGTTGGCATGATGGTCGAGGTCCCCTCGGCCGTGCTAATGATCGATCACTTCGTGGAAGAAGTCGATTTCCTCAGCATAGGCACGAACGACCTGATTCAGTACACGCTGGCCGTCGACCGCAGCAACAAGGACGTAGCCGACCTGTACAGCGCCAGCGACCCGGCCGTATTGAAACTGGTGAAAATGGCCATCGATTCCGCGCAGCGCCACGATAAGTCGATCAGCCTGTGCGGCCAGATGAGCGCGAATTCCACGTACACGATGTTGTTGTTGGGACTGGGATTGCGGCAACTGAGCGTCGCGGCATCCGCCATCCCCGAGATCAAGCGTGTCTGCCGCAGCGTCACGATCGAGCAATGCCGCGAGGTGGCCGATCGGGCGCTGGACTTGGAGAACGCCCGCGACGTGACGAGTTATTTGAGACAAGAGTTGAAGAGAGTACTACCCGATCTGCCGGATTGA
- the rlmN gene encoding 23S rRNA (adenine(2503)-C(2))-methyltransferase RlmN encodes MRSILDLSQDELRDWLTSQGQPGYRAAQIHGWIFQRRAANFDEMSDLPQALRAALSTEFTLLTTKIALHRQAADGTEKLLLALADDQRIECVLIREQARRTICISTQVGCAMGCVFCASGLDGVVRNLTRGEIVEQMLHLARLLPAEERLSNVVVMGMGEPLANLPALLPALRDATSPSGLGIGARKITVSTVGLPPAMDRLTAEDCQYHLAVSLHAPDDELRRQLVPVSRNIPLDSVLAAADRFFDANHRRLTFEYVLLGELNDRPEHARRLADLLAGRMALLNVIPYNPVAGLPYKTPTERAQEQFLRILTHAGINVQVRTRKGDRIDAACGQLRRSQAGAVPVSAGE; translated from the coding sequence GTGCGTTCGATCCTTGACCTTTCCCAAGACGAGTTGCGTGATTGGCTGACCAGCCAGGGGCAGCCCGGCTATCGCGCTGCGCAGATTCACGGCTGGATTTTCCAGCGCCGTGCCGCGAACTTTGACGAGATGAGTGACTTGCCGCAGGCATTACGCGCCGCGCTGTCCACGGAATTCACGCTGCTGACGACCAAAATCGCATTGCATCGTCAGGCGGCTGACGGCACGGAAAAGTTGCTGCTGGCCTTGGCCGATGATCAGCGCATCGAATGCGTGCTGATTCGCGAGCAAGCGCGACGCACCATTTGCATCAGCACGCAAGTCGGTTGTGCGATGGGTTGCGTGTTCTGCGCTAGCGGACTGGATGGCGTGGTGCGCAATTTGACGCGCGGCGAAATTGTCGAGCAGATGTTGCACCTGGCGCGACTCTTGCCGGCCGAGGAAAGGCTAAGCAACGTTGTCGTCATGGGAATGGGCGAACCGCTGGCAAACCTGCCTGCGCTTTTGCCGGCGCTACGCGATGCCACCAGTCCGTCGGGCTTGGGAATCGGTGCCCGCAAGATCACGGTATCGACCGTGGGCCTGCCCCCCGCGATGGATCGGCTCACGGCCGAGGACTGCCAATATCACCTCGCGGTGAGCCTGCACGCACCGGACGACGAGTTGCGACGACAACTAGTGCCGGTCAGTCGCAACATTCCGCTCGACAGTGTGCTGGCCGCGGCGGATCGTTTCTTCGACGCGAATCATCGTCGCCTGACGTTCGAATATGTACTGCTGGGCGAATTGAATGATCGTCCGGAACACGCCCGACGATTGGCCGATCTGCTGGCGGGACGGATGGCGCTCTTGAACGTGATTCCGTACAACCCGGTAGCGGGCCTTCCCTACAAAACGCCCACCGAGCGCGCGCAAGAGCAGTTCTTGCGGATCCTCACGCACGCCGGGATCAACGTTCAGGTGCGGACGCGCAAAGGGGATCGCATCGACGCCGCGTGTGGGCAGTTGCGCCGCTCGCAGGCCGGGGCGGTGCCGGTTTCTGCCGGCGAGTAG
- a CDS encoding AAA family ATPase, whose amino-acid sequence MRKIAILNQKGGVGKTTTAVNLSAALAAAGRKVTTLDLDPQAHATLHLGVEPGRDDRSIYDVLTDVTPLADVRKPIEENLWLVGSHIDLAAVELELAGVVGRDVILRDKLAEGDLADDFLIVDCPPSLGILTINALAAVDEVFIPLQPHFLALHGLSKLLETIDLVARRLNPRLRLGGVVLCMFESATRLATEVSRDVNAFLDQSRDRRTPWSTARVFQTRIRRNIRLAEAPSFGQSIFRYAPDSNGAEDYQLLADEVAGMTAAASTITARSA is encoded by the coding sequence ATGCGCAAAATTGCCATCCTGAATCAAAAAGGGGGCGTCGGAAAGACCACCACGGCGGTCAATCTGAGTGCTGCGCTGGCGGCGGCCGGGCGGAAGGTGACGACGCTCGACCTCGACCCTCAGGCCCACGCCACATTGCACCTGGGCGTTGAGCCGGGGCGCGACGATCGCTCGATTTACGATGTTCTCACGGACGTGACCCCCTTGGCCGACGTCCGCAAACCGATCGAGGAGAATCTATGGCTAGTCGGATCCCACATCGACCTGGCGGCCGTGGAACTGGAACTGGCCGGGGTTGTCGGGCGTGACGTGATTTTGCGAGACAAACTCGCCGAGGGGGATCTCGCGGACGATTTTCTGATCGTCGATTGCCCGCCGTCGTTGGGCATTCTGACCATCAATGCCCTCGCGGCCGTCGACGAGGTTTTTATCCCGCTCCAGCCCCACTTTCTGGCCCTGCACGGTTTGAGCAAGCTTTTGGAAACGATCGACCTGGTCGCCCGGCGGCTCAATCCGCGGTTGCGACTGGGCGGGGTAGTCCTGTGCATGTTCGAATCGGCCACGCGTCTGGCCACCGAGGTCAGCCGCGACGTGAACGCGTTTCTCGATCAATCGCGCGATCGCCGCACACCCTGGTCCACGGCCCGGGTATTTCAGACCCGAATTCGCCGTAACATCCGCCTGGCCGAAGCTCCCAGCTTTGGGCAATCGATCTTCCGTTACGCCCCCGATTCGAACGGGGCGGAAGACTATCAGCTGCTAGCCGATGAAGTGGCCGGCATGACGGCCGCGGCAAGCACGATTACGGCGCGCTCGGCCTGA
- a CDS encoding sigma-70 family RNA polymerase sigma factor, translated as MATSDDSPAGYELRDPDVRLMLEVRNDSAAAFEELMLRYQNRLVTVLDHLVGGRDQAEDLAQEVFLRVYRSRKRYVPGAKFSTWLFTIANNVAANARRSRSRRREVSLSVNDGSSSGGNRLDQLAQAASGLMPARQLDKAEMREVVHLAIEALNERQRMALLLSKFENMSYADIAETMDMSQEAIKSLLSRARLNLKEVLEPYLERGDRPAAD; from the coding sequence TTGGCGACTAGCGACGATTCGCCAGCGGGATACGAGCTGCGCGACCCTGACGTGCGGCTGATGCTCGAGGTGCGCAACGACAGTGCCGCCGCGTTCGAGGAGCTCATGCTGCGCTACCAGAATCGCCTGGTGACGGTGCTCGATCACCTGGTCGGCGGCCGCGACCAGGCCGAAGACCTGGCCCAGGAAGTTTTCCTGCGCGTCTACCGCTCGCGCAAGCGGTATGTGCCAGGGGCCAAATTTTCGACATGGCTATTCACGATCGCGAACAACGTCGCGGCCAATGCGCGGCGCTCGCGCTCGCGACGCCGTGAGGTCAGCCTGTCGGTCAACGACGGCAGCAGCTCGGGGGGCAACCGCTTGGACCAGCTAGCGCAAGCGGCCAGCGGTCTGATGCCGGCCCGACAATTGGACAAGGCCGAGATGCGCGAGGTGGTCCACCTGGCGATCGAGGCTCTCAACGAACGGCAGCGCATGGCGCTCTTGCTCAGCAAATTCGAGAACATGAGCTATGCCGACATCGCGGAGACTATGGACATGTCGCAGGAAGCGATCAAGTCGCTACTGTCGAGGGCCAGGCTGAATTTGAAGGAAGTTCTGGAACCTTATCTCGAGCGCGGGGACCGCCCTGCCGCGGATTGA
- a CDS encoding TylF/MycF/NovP-related O-methyltransferase: MWLRNQRIQRLIGGGLIERVSVRAVSKLELMGLASHKDREVVRLISRVRRERRWLLTSNEAFTVYSLARAQSKQDAALAEVGTYQGGSAKMICEAKGERPLHVFDTFEGLPKAAAQDGNVHRENQYSCSLESVRSYLAGYPNVSFYKGQFPTTSGPVENLRFSFAHFDVDLYEGTLACLEFFYPRMVPGGVMLSHDYSILSGVRAAFAEFLHDKPEPLIELPTTQCMVVKMA; this comes from the coding sequence ATGTGGCTTCGGAATCAGCGCATTCAGCGGCTCATCGGCGGAGGGCTGATCGAACGCGTGTCGGTCCGCGCGGTTTCCAAGTTGGAATTGATGGGGCTCGCGAGCCACAAAGATCGTGAAGTCGTACGCCTGATTAGCCGGGTGCGGCGAGAACGTCGCTGGCTGCTCACGTCGAACGAGGCTTTCACCGTCTATTCGCTGGCCCGCGCCCAAAGCAAGCAAGATGCCGCTTTGGCCGAGGTGGGGACGTACCAAGGGGGCTCGGCCAAGATGATTTGCGAGGCCAAAGGGGAACGCCCGCTGCACGTCTTCGACACCTTCGAGGGACTACCGAAGGCTGCCGCGCAAGACGGCAACGTCCACCGCGAGAATCAATACAGTTGCAGCCTGGAAAGCGTCCGTAGCTACCTGGCCGGTTACCCCAACGTGTCGTTCTACAAGGGACAATTCCCGACGACGTCAGGCCCGGTCGAGAACTTGCGATTCTCCTTCGCCCACTTTGACGTCGATTTGTACGAAGGAACGCTGGCCTGCCTGGAATTCTTTTACCCACGCATGGTCCCCGGCGGCGTCATGCTTTCGCACGATTATTCGATTTTGTCCGGAGTGCGGGCCGCTTTTGCGGAGTTCCTGCACGACAAGCCAGAGCCTTTGATCGAGCTGCCCACGACGCAATGTATGGTCGTAAAAATGGCGTAA
- the nagB gene encoding glucosamine-6-phosphate deaminase has protein sequence MRVIVNQDAAGVSRVGARFVAALVRRKPTCVLGLATGGTPLGMYAELIRMHREEGLDFSRVVTFNLDEYVGLGPTHPQSYRFFMQHNLFDHINIDSRNTHVPDGRALDFDAYCDQYEKMIRDEGGIDLQVLGIGSDGHIAFNEPGSSLGSRTRLKTLTEETVRDNARFFGGEEAVPRLAITMGVGTILESRQCLLLACGGAKARAIRETIEGPVTAQVTASALQLHRDVIAVLDHEAARLLERRDYYRQMEEAQARLQTGHGPKVIPAS, from the coding sequence ATGAGAGTGATCGTCAACCAGGATGCCGCCGGGGTCAGCCGCGTGGGCGCCCGCTTCGTCGCGGCCCTGGTCCGCCGCAAGCCGACGTGTGTCTTGGGTTTGGCCACCGGCGGGACGCCGCTGGGGATGTATGCCGAGTTGATCCGCATGCATCGTGAAGAAGGGCTCGATTTCTCGCGCGTCGTGACCTTCAACCTCGACGAATACGTCGGGTTGGGGCCAACCCATCCGCAAAGCTATCGCTTCTTCATGCAGCACAACCTGTTCGACCACATCAATATCGACTCGCGCAATACCCACGTCCCCGACGGCCGGGCACTGGATTTCGACGCCTACTGCGATCAATACGAAAAGATGATCCGGGATGAAGGGGGCATCGACCTGCAAGTTCTGGGGATTGGCAGCGATGGGCATATCGCCTTCAACGAGCCCGGTTCGTCGCTCGGCAGCCGAACGCGATTGAAAACCCTGACCGAAGAGACGGTCCGCGACAACGCGCGCTTTTTCGGCGGCGAAGAGGCGGTGCCGCGGCTGGCGATCACGATGGGGGTAGGCACGATCCTGGAATCGCGGCAATGCCTGCTCTTGGCTTGCGGCGGAGCCAAGGCGCGCGCCATTCGCGAAACGATCGAGGGACCAGTCACGGCCCAGGTCACGGCGTCGGCCCTGCAGTTGCATCGCGACGTGATTGCGGTGCTGGATCACGAGGCGGCCCGGTTGCTCGAACGCCGTGACTATTACCGCCAGATGGAAGAAGCGCAGGCCCGCCTGCAAACGGGGCACGGCCCGAAGGTTATTCCGGCGTCGTAG
- a CDS encoding TIGR03936 family radical SAM-associated protein, translating into MVRRRIRIRFRKEGDLRWVGHLDLLRAWERLLRRAQVALVMTEGCHPRPRMSLPSALPMGEEGHDEVLEVDFSGPQSLDELRAALARSAPAGLVVTHIEETSPLARAAMLRETAYEVSLPAQHRQAAAHRTAQLLAQATLPVARDGAPTVDLRDFLVGADVTAGVLRFRIRASRERNLRARDVLAALGLNDLREGGIYPARTQVVLET; encoded by the coding sequence ATGGTTCGACGACGAATACGCATTCGATTTCGCAAAGAGGGTGACCTGCGTTGGGTTGGCCACCTCGACCTGCTGCGCGCGTGGGAGCGGTTGTTGCGCCGCGCGCAAGTAGCACTGGTAATGACCGAAGGCTGTCATCCGCGACCGCGGATGAGTCTTCCTTCGGCCCTGCCGATGGGCGAGGAGGGGCACGACGAAGTCCTCGAGGTGGACTTCTCGGGCCCGCAAAGCCTGGACGAGTTACGCGCGGCGCTTGCGCGTTCTGCTCCAGCAGGCCTGGTCGTAACGCATATCGAGGAAACCTCGCCGCTGGCCCGCGCCGCAATGCTGCGCGAGACGGCATACGAGGTTTCGCTGCCGGCCCAGCATCGGCAAGCAGCAGCCCACCGCACCGCGCAGTTGCTCGCGCAAGCAACGTTGCCCGTCGCGCGCGATGGTGCGCCGACGGTCGACCTGCGCGACTTTCTGGTCGGGGCCGATGTTACTGCTGGCGTGCTGCGGTTTCGCATCCGCGCCAGCCGCGAGCGAAATTTGCGCGCGCGAGACGTATTGGCCGCCCTCGGACTTAACGATTTGCGCGAAGGCGGAATTTACCCAGCCCGCACCCAAGTGGTGTTGGAAACATAA
- a CDS encoding HPr family phosphocarrier protein encodes MWTKSQSSTTAEPDGRSCELPRMSEQTLQRTVIVTNPQGLHARPADMFVKVASKFESKVEVVKDSERVDGKSILAILTLAAAEGTALQLEATGRDAAQALDALAELIRQNFSEDETAC; translated from the coding sequence GTGTGGACGAAATCTCAATCGTCCACGACGGCCGAGCCCGACGGTCGGTCCTGTGAATTGCCGCGCATGAGCGAACAGACATTGCAACGAACCGTGATCGTCACGAATCCGCAGGGCTTGCACGCCCGCCCGGCGGATATGTTCGTGAAAGTAGCCAGCAAGTTCGAGTCGAAGGTCGAAGTCGTTAAGGATAGCGAACGCGTCGACGGTAAAAGCATTTTGGCCATCCTCACCCTGGCCGCCGCTGAGGGGACCGCCCTGCAGCTCGAGGCCACCGGGCGAGACGCCGCGCAAGCGCTCGACGCGCTCGCGGAACTGATCAGACAGAATTTCTCGGAAGACGAAACAGCGTGTTAG